A region of Curvibacter sp. AEP1-3 DNA encodes the following proteins:
- a CDS encoding MFS transporter gives MSSSPKTLSMSQVLVCGATIVTLSMGIRHGFGLWLQPITQAQGWTRETFAFAIAIQNLAWGLSGIFAGMAADRFGAFRVIIIGALLYALGLCGMALTTTPLMFTLATGALIGMAQAGTTYAVIYGVIGRNVPAEKRSWAMGVAAAAGSFGQFLMVPTEGFLISHFGWQQALLALAAATLLMIPLARGLKEPAFGGASAPARQQSIGQALREAFKYPSFQLLMAGYFVCGFQVVFIGVHMPSYLKDKGLSPQVASYALALIGLFNVFGTYAAGVLGQKLPKKYILAFIYFARAVAISLFLLVPLSPMSVYVFASVMGVLWLSTIPPTNATIAQIFGVAHLSMLGGFVFFSHQIGSFMGVWLGGYLYDRTGSYDIVWYIAIALGVAAALVNLPVREAPITRAPQAA, from the coding sequence ATGAGCTCTTCCCCCAAAACCCTCTCCATGTCCCAGGTGCTGGTGTGCGGCGCCACCATCGTGACGCTGTCCATGGGCATCCGTCACGGTTTCGGCCTCTGGCTGCAGCCTATCACCCAGGCCCAGGGCTGGACGCGCGAGACTTTTGCTTTTGCAATCGCTATCCAGAACCTGGCGTGGGGCTTGAGCGGCATTTTTGCGGGCATGGCCGCCGACCGGTTCGGGGCATTCCGGGTGATCATCATCGGGGCGCTGTTGTACGCGCTGGGCTTGTGCGGCATGGCATTGACCACTACCCCATTGATGTTCACCTTGGCTACCGGCGCCCTGATCGGCATGGCGCAAGCGGGCACGACCTATGCCGTGATTTACGGCGTGATCGGCCGCAATGTGCCAGCAGAGAAGCGTTCCTGGGCCATGGGGGTCGCAGCGGCAGCAGGCTCGTTCGGCCAGTTTTTGATGGTGCCCACTGAAGGCTTTTTGATCAGCCACTTTGGCTGGCAGCAGGCCTTGCTGGCCTTGGCAGCGGCCACTCTGCTGATGATTCCGCTGGCACGCGGGCTGAAAGAACCTGCATTCGGCGGAGCTTCAGCCCCGGCGCGTCAGCAAAGCATAGGGCAGGCACTGCGCGAGGCCTTCAAATACCCGAGCTTTCAATTGCTGATGGCAGGTTACTTTGTGTGCGGCTTCCAAGTGGTGTTTATCGGAGTGCACATGCCCAGCTACCTGAAAGACAAAGGCTTGTCACCCCAGGTCGCGAGCTATGCGCTGGCGTTGATCGGCCTCTTTAATGTGTTCGGCACTTACGCAGCAGGTGTGCTGGGCCAGAAGCTGCCGAAGAAGTACATCCTTGCATTTATCTACTTCGCGCGGGCGGTAGCCATCAGCCTGTTTTTGCTGGTGCCGCTGTCCCCCATGAGTGTGTATGTATTTGCTTCTGTCATGGGGGTGCTGTGGCTATCTACCATTCCACCCACCAATGCAACCATTGCCCAGATTTTCGGTGTGGCGCATTTGTCCATGCTGGGAGGATTTGTTTTCTTCAGCCACCAGATCGGATCCTTCATGGGCGTGTGGCTGGGTGGCTACTTGTATGACCGCACCGGAAGTTATGACATCGTCTGGTACATCGCCATCGCACTGGGCGTGGCCGCTGCACTGGTAAATCTGCCGGTACGTGAAGCGCCCATTACCCGCGCTCCTCAAGCCGCTTGA
- the dapA gene encoding 4-hydroxy-tetrahydrodipicolinate synthase produces the protein MNASKGPIRGSIVALITPMLDDGSVDYPALRKLIDWHIAEGTDCIGVVGTTGESPTVSVEEHCEIIRVSVEQSAGRVPIMAGCGGNSTREAIALAKFAKQVGADCQLQVVPYYNKPTQEGQYQHFKAIAEATGDLPIVLYNVPGRSVADMAHDTVLRLTQVPGIVGIKEATGNIERAQWLIKDAPKEFSIYSGDDPTAVALMLCGGHGNVSVTANVAPRLMHELCVAAIAGDVARAMEIQMKLLPVHKALFVESNPIPVKWAVSRMGLSKPALRLPLTPLTDASQPVLERALQSAGLI, from the coding sequence ATGAACGCTTCTAAAGGTCCAATCCGGGGCAGCATCGTAGCCCTTATCACTCCGATGCTTGATGACGGCTCCGTGGATTACCCCGCGCTGCGCAAACTCATCGATTGGCATATCGCCGAAGGCACCGACTGCATCGGCGTGGTGGGTACGACGGGTGAATCCCCCACTGTCAGTGTTGAAGAACATTGCGAAATCATCCGCGTGTCCGTCGAGCAATCCGCGGGGCGCGTACCGATCATGGCAGGTTGCGGCGGCAACTCCACCCGCGAGGCAATCGCCTTGGCGAAATTTGCAAAACAGGTGGGCGCCGATTGCCAACTGCAAGTCGTGCCTTACTACAACAAGCCTACGCAAGAGGGCCAATACCAGCACTTCAAGGCCATTGCTGAAGCCACCGGCGATTTGCCTATCGTGCTCTACAACGTACCCGGGCGCTCCGTGGCCGATATGGCCCACGATACTGTGTTGCGTTTGACACAGGTGCCAGGCATTGTGGGCATCAAGGAGGCCACCGGCAATATCGAACGGGCGCAATGGTTGATCAAGGACGCCCCCAAAGAGTTCTCCATCTACAGCGGTGATGACCCGACTGCGGTGGCATTGATGCTGTGCGGTGGACATGGCAATGTGAGCGTCACTGCGAACGTGGCGCCCCGCCTCATGCATGAGTTGTGTGTGGCAGCTATTGCCGGCGATGTGGCCCGCGCCATGGAAATTCAAATGAAACTTTTGCCCGTGCACAAGGCTCTATTCGTTGAGTCCAACCCGATCCCGGTGAAATGGGCTGTGTCGCGCATGGGCCTGAGCAAGCCTGCGTTACGTTTGCCCTTGACGCCTTTGACGGACGCGAGCCAACCGGTTCTTGAGCGTGCCCTGCAGTCCGCCGGACTGATCTGA
- a CDS encoding DNA topoisomerase IV subunit B yields the protein MAVKPTPEYSESSIRVLKGLEPVKQRPGMYTRTDNPLHIIQEVLDNAADEALAGYGKKIKVTLHADGSVSVEDDGRGIPFGMHPEEKAPVIELVFTRLHAGGKFDKGKGGAYSFSGGLHGVGVSVTNALGKRLEATSYREGSVAHLVFEGGDVTEALQVRKGGDGDRKQGTTVRVWPDAKYFESAVLPMGELTHLLRSKAVLMPGVSVTLVNEKTKESQNWLYKGGLKDYLGQTLSADPVIPMFDGEGFADGNNDTFAEGEGATWCVAFTEDGAPVRESYVNLIPTSAGGTHESGLRDGLFQAVKSFIEFHSLLPKGVKLMPEDVFARASYVLSAKVLDPQFQGQIKERLNSRDAVRLVSSFVRPALELWLNQHVDYGKKLAELAIKAAQTRQKAGQKVEKRKSSGVAVLPGKLTDCESRDIAYNEVFLVEGDSAGGSAKMGRDKENQAILPLRGKVLNTWEVDRDRLFANTEIHDISVAIGVDPHGPNDTPDLSGLRYGKVCILSDADVDGSHIQVLLLTLFFRHFPKLIETGHVYVARPPLFRVDAPARGKKPASKAYALDEGELTAILDKLRKEGVREGAWSISRFKGLGEMNAEQLWDTTLNPDTRRLLPVMLGSINFGDTEALITKLMGKGEASSRRELMELHGDSVEIDV from the coding sequence ATGGCTGTCAAACCCACCCCCGAATATTCTGAATCGTCGATCCGCGTGCTCAAGGGCCTGGAGCCCGTCAAACAGCGCCCGGGCATGTACACCCGCACCGACAACCCCCTGCACATCATCCAGGAAGTGCTGGACAACGCTGCCGACGAAGCCTTGGCCGGATACGGCAAAAAAATCAAGGTCACCCTGCATGCGGACGGCTCCGTCAGCGTGGAAGACGATGGCCGTGGCATCCCGTTTGGCATGCACCCGGAAGAAAAAGCACCCGTCATTGAGCTGGTGTTCACCCGCTTGCATGCGGGCGGCAAGTTCGACAAAGGCAAGGGCGGCGCCTACAGCTTCTCGGGCGGCTTGCACGGCGTCGGTGTGTCGGTGACCAACGCGCTGGGCAAGCGCCTGGAAGCCACCAGCTACCGCGAAGGTTCCGTCGCTCATCTGGTGTTTGAAGGCGGCGACGTGACCGAGGCCCTGCAAGTGCGCAAGGGCGGTGACGGCGACCGCAAACAGGGCACCACCGTGCGGGTGTGGCCGGACGCCAAGTATTTTGAATCCGCCGTCCTGCCCATGGGCGAGCTGACCCACTTGCTGCGCAGCAAAGCGGTGCTGATGCCCGGCGTGAGCGTGACGCTGGTGAATGAAAAGACCAAGGAAAGCCAGAACTGGCTCTACAAGGGTGGCCTGAAAGATTATTTGGGCCAGACCCTGAGCGCCGACCCCGTCATCCCCATGTTTGACGGTGAAGGCTTTGCCGATGGCAACAACGACACCTTTGCCGAAGGCGAGGGCGCAACTTGGTGCGTGGCGTTTACCGAAGACGGCGCGCCAGTGCGCGAGAGCTATGTGAACCTGATTCCCACCAGCGCAGGCGGTACGCACGAGAGCGGCTTGCGGGATGGCCTGTTCCAAGCCGTCAAAAGCTTCATCGAGTTTCACAGCCTGCTGCCCAAAGGCGTGAAGCTCATGCCCGAAGACGTGTTCGCCCGCGCCAGCTATGTGCTGAGCGCCAAAGTGCTGGACCCGCAGTTTCAAGGCCAGATCAAAGAGCGCCTCAATTCGCGCGACGCGGTGCGCTTGGTCAGTAGCTTTGTGCGCCCCGCGCTGGAGTTGTGGCTCAACCAGCATGTGGATTACGGCAAAAAGCTGGCGGAGCTGGCCATCAAGGCCGCCCAAACCCGCCAGAAGGCCGGCCAGAAGGTCGAAAAGCGCAAGAGCAGCGGTGTAGCCGTGCTGCCCGGCAAGCTCACCGACTGCGAGAGCCGCGACATTGCCTACAACGAGGTGTTTCTGGTCGAGGGTGACTCCGCCGGTGGTAGCGCCAAGATGGGCCGCGACAAAGAAAACCAAGCCATCCTGCCCCTGCGCGGCAAGGTGCTCAACACCTGGGAGGTAGACCGCGACCGCCTGTTTGCCAACACCGAAATCCACGACATTTCGGTCGCCATCGGCGTAGACCCGCACGGCCCCAACGACACGCCCGACCTGAGCGGCCTGCGCTACGGCAAGGTTTGTATCTTGAGCGATGCGGACGTGGACGGCTCCCACATCCAAGTGCTGCTGCTCACGCTGTTCTTCCGCCATTTCCCCAAGCTCATCGAGACCGGCCATGTGTATGTGGCTCGCCCCCCGCTGTTCCGGGTGGATGCGCCGGCCCGCGGCAAAAAGCCCGCCAGCAAGGCCTACGCGCTGGACGAAGGCGAACTCACTGCCATCCTCGACAAGCTGCGCAAAGAGGGTGTGCGTGAAGGCGCTTGGTCCATCAGCCGCTTCAAAGGCTTGGGCGAAATGAATGCCGAGCAGCTGTGGGACACCACGCTCAACCCCGACACACGCCGCCTGTTGCCGGTCATGCTGGGCTCCATCAACTTCGGCGACACAGAAGCGCTGATCACCAAGCTTATGGGCAAGGGCGAGGCATCGTCCCGCCGCGAGCTGATGGAATTGCACGGCGACTCGGTAGAGATCGACGTCTGA
- the parC gene encoding DNA topoisomerase IV subunit A encodes MTDQTTLDLIPDPAEPTGPVPPGDDGELNLATYAQRAYLEYALSVVKGRALPDVCDGLKPVQRRILYSMGRMGLGFGGANGNAGAKPVKSARVVGDVLGRFHPHGDQSAYDALVRMAQDFSQRYPLVDGQGNFGSRDGDGAAAMRYTEARLAKITTLLLDEIDQGTVDFQPNYDGSTEEPKQLPARLPFSLLNGASGIAVGLATEIPSHNLREVADACVALIKNDKLSDDELFTLIPGPDFPGGGQIISSASDIADAYRSGRGSLKVRARWKIEDLARGQWQLVVTELPPGVSSQRVLEEIEELTNPKVKAGKKALSQDQTQLKASILSVLDVVRDESNKDALVRLVFEPKSRTVEQQELITALLAHTSLETSSPINLTMVGLDGKPVQKSLRQMLVEWVAFRASTIERRSRHRLGKVLDRIHILEGRQTVLLNIDEVIAIIRNSDEPKAALIARFSLSERQAEDILEIRLRQLARLEAIKIEQELSELRTEQGKLEEILGSPAALRRLMVKEIEADAKVFADPRRTLIQAEKKAVAEVKVVDEPVTVVVSEKGWVRARTGHGHEASTFAFKAGDGLYGTFECRTVDTLLVFGSNGRIYTVPVSALPGGRGDGQPVTTLLELEGGTQILYYFAGPSSAQLLLSGSGGYGFIASVENMTSRQKAGKAFVGVGEGETLCAPSVVSGAQGKVTVVGTPATGVAPATHVACASTGGRILTFEITELKTMTNGGRGLMLIDLEDKDTLAGAAAYTRSIRIDGIGRGGKERDETLEIRSLNNARAARGRKGKAADLGFKPNRVTRVE; translated from the coding sequence ATGACTGACCAAACCACGCTTGATTTGATCCCCGACCCCGCTGAACCGACAGGTCCCGTGCCGCCCGGCGACGATGGCGAACTGAACCTGGCCACCTACGCCCAGCGCGCCTACCTGGAATACGCGCTCTCCGTCGTCAAAGGCCGTGCCCTGCCCGACGTGTGCGATGGCCTCAAGCCCGTACAGCGCCGCATTTTGTACAGCATGGGCCGCATGGGCCTGGGCTTTGGAGGCGCCAATGGCAACGCCGGTGCCAAGCCGGTCAAAAGCGCCCGCGTGGTTGGCGATGTGCTGGGCCGCTTCCACCCGCATGGCGACCAGTCGGCATACGACGCCTTGGTGCGCATGGCGCAAGACTTTTCGCAGCGTTACCCGCTGGTCGATGGTCAAGGCAACTTCGGTTCCAGAGACGGCGACGGTGCCGCTGCCATGCGCTATACCGAAGCCCGGCTGGCCAAAATCACCACGCTGCTGCTGGACGAAATCGACCAAGGCACGGTGGATTTTCAGCCCAACTACGACGGCTCTACCGAAGAGCCCAAGCAGTTGCCTGCGCGCCTCCCGTTCAGCCTGCTCAACGGCGCCAGCGGCATTGCCGTGGGCCTGGCCACCGAAATCCCCAGCCACAACCTGCGTGAAGTGGCCGACGCATGCGTCGCGCTCATCAAGAACGACAAGCTGTCTGACGACGAACTGTTCACCTTGATTCCTGGCCCCGACTTTCCCGGTGGTGGCCAGATCATCAGCAGCGCCAGTGACATTGCCGATGCCTACCGCAGCGGCCGCGGCAGCCTCAAGGTGCGCGCGCGTTGGAAGATTGAAGACCTGGCCCGCGGCCAGTGGCAGCTGGTGGTTACCGAGTTGCCGCCCGGCGTGAGCAGCCAGCGCGTGCTGGAAGAGATTGAAGAACTCACCAACCCCAAAGTTAAGGCCGGCAAAAAGGCCCTGAGCCAAGACCAAACCCAGCTCAAGGCCAGCATCTTGAGCGTGCTGGATGTGGTGCGCGATGAGTCGAACAAAGACGCCCTGGTGCGCCTGGTGTTTGAGCCCAAGAGCCGTACCGTGGAGCAGCAGGAGCTGATCACAGCGCTCCTGGCCCATACGAGCCTAGAAACCTCGTCGCCCATCAACCTCACCATGGTGGGGCTGGATGGCAAGCCGGTGCAAAAGTCATTGCGCCAGATGCTGGTGGAATGGGTGGCCTTCCGCGCCAGCACCATCGAGCGGCGCAGCCGCCACCGCTTGGGCAAGGTGCTGGACCGCATCCACATCCTGGAAGGCCGCCAGACGGTGTTGCTCAACATCGACGAGGTGATTGCCATCATCCGCAACAGCGATGAGCCCAAGGCCGCGCTGATTGCCCGCTTCTCCTTAAGCGAACGTCAGGCCGAAGACATTCTGGAAATCCGCCTGCGCCAATTGGCGCGCTTGGAAGCCATCAAGATCGAGCAGGAGCTGTCGGAACTGCGCACCGAGCAAGGCAAGCTGGAAGAGATTCTGGGCAGCCCCGCCGCACTGCGCCGCTTGATGGTGAAAGAGATTGAGGCGGACGCCAAAGTGTTTGCCGACCCGCGCCGCACACTTATCCAGGCCGAGAAAAAGGCCGTGGCCGAAGTGAAGGTGGTGGACGAGCCGGTGACGGTGGTGGTGTCTGAAAAAGGCTGGGTGCGTGCCCGCACCGGCCATGGCCACGAGGCGTCTACCTTTGCCTTCAAGGCGGGTGACGGCCTGTACGGCACCTTCGAATGTCGCACGGTGGATACGCTGCTTGTGTTCGGCTCCAACGGGCGCATCTACACGGTGCCGGTGTCTGCACTGCCCGGCGGGCGGGGTGATGGCCAACCGGTCACCACGCTGCTGGAGTTGGAGGGCGGCACGCAAATCCTGTACTACTTTGCTGGCCCGTCCAGCGCGCAGCTGCTGCTGTCCGGCAGCGGTGGCTACGGCTTTATTGCCAGCGTCGAGAACATGACCTCGCGCCAGAAAGCCGGCAAGGCCTTTGTGGGCGTGGGCGAGGGCGAAACCCTGTGTGCGCCGTCTGTGGTGTCGGGTGCGCAAGGCAAGGTCACGGTAGTTGGCACGCCTGCAACAGGGGTTGCACCTGCTACCCACGTGGCCTGCGCTTCCACCGGCGGGCGCATCCTGACCTTTGAGATCACCGAACTCAAGACCATGACCAATGGTGGCCGCGGTTTGATGCTGATCGACCTGGAAGACAAAGACACCCTGGCCGGCGCTGCCGCCTACACCCGCAGCATCCGCATCGACGGCATCGGCCGCGGCGGCAA
- a CDS encoding lytic transglycosylase domain-containing protein produces the protein MCATAAFDAKADVWVYVDPQGKTYLSTEQVDDRYTLFFRASIRGLQSGADATVPQVVVPDAPELSPKLAAFFDNSSRYRKAQPLLQEAARKYRLDYELLKALVTTESGFEPTAVSPKGAIGLMQVMPDTARRFGVDSDRWMSVEAKLADPKINVGIGARYLRLLLDMFPGRTDLALAAYNAGEGAVQKAGNKVPNFKETQNYVATVIELYAALKPPATTSTSVPQVVGVKPVLNPYGDGYVLSGSRTAYVLAPRAMPGGAIGRGNMITPALPVAPEDSRIAVD, from the coding sequence ATGTGCGCTACAGCCGCTTTTGATGCCAAAGCCGATGTGTGGGTCTATGTGGATCCGCAGGGTAAAACGTATCTTTCCACCGAGCAAGTGGACGATCGCTATACGTTGTTTTTCCGCGCTTCTATCCGTGGCCTGCAGTCCGGCGCTGATGCCACTGTCCCGCAGGTTGTGGTGCCGGATGCGCCCGAGCTGTCCCCCAAACTGGCGGCGTTTTTTGACAATTCCTCGCGCTACCGTAAAGCCCAGCCCTTGTTGCAAGAGGCCGCCCGCAAGTACCGCCTGGACTACGAGCTGCTCAAGGCGCTGGTCACCACTGAGTCCGGCTTTGAGCCTACTGCCGTGTCGCCCAAAGGCGCGATCGGGCTCATGCAGGTCATGCCCGATACGGCACGCCGTTTTGGTGTAGACAGCGACCGCTGGATGTCGGTGGAGGCCAAGCTGGCTGACCCCAAGATCAACGTCGGCATCGGTGCACGCTATCTGCGCTTGTTGCTCGACATGTTCCCGGGCCGCACCGATCTGGCACTTGCGGCGTACAACGCAGGCGAGGGCGCGGTGCAAAAGGCGGGTAACAAAGTGCCCAATTTCAAAGAAACCCAGAACTACGTCGCCACCGTGATCGAGCTCTACGCCGCGCTCAAACCACCCGCCACAACCAGTACGTCCGTGCCGCAAGTGGTGGGCGTCAAGCCAGTGCTCAACCCTTACGGCGACGGCTATGTGTTGTCCGGCTCCCGCACGGCCTATGTGCTGGCACCCCGCGCCATGCCTGGTGGAGCCATCGGACGCGGCAACATGATCACCCCGGCTCTGCCTGTGGCCCCTGAAGATTCCCGGATTGCAGTGGACTGA
- a CDS encoding class I SAM-dependent methyltransferase, whose translation MHKPHTQVSAPSPWIQRWSHLIPSGTSVLDVACGSGRHLEWFARLGCKVTGVDRDLSGARQLVPLARLIEADIENGPWPLARDGASEPEMFDAVVVTNYLWRPLMGTLLASLAPGGVLLYETFAAGNETVGRPARPDFLLKNGELLDMCKDLHIVAYENGFVDQPDRFVQRIAALRNFTPSAHSDAPARYAL comes from the coding sequence ATGCACAAACCACATACGCAGGTGTCCGCGCCATCGCCGTGGATTCAGCGCTGGAGCCACCTCATTCCCTCAGGCACTTCGGTTTTGGACGTTGCCTGCGGGAGCGGCCGCCATTTGGAATGGTTTGCGAGGCTCGGTTGCAAAGTGACGGGGGTCGATAGAGACTTAAGCGGCGCGCGCCAATTGGTACCACTTGCCAGACTGATAGAAGCTGACATTGAGAACGGGCCGTGGCCGCTTGCTAGAGATGGAGCCTCCGAACCCGAAATGTTCGATGCCGTTGTAGTGACCAATTACTTGTGGCGTCCCCTGATGGGTACACTGCTGGCCAGCCTCGCTCCGGGCGGTGTTCTGCTCTATGAGACATTTGCCGCCGGCAACGAAACGGTGGGGCGCCCGGCCCGGCCCGACTTTCTGCTGAAAAACGGAGAGCTGTTAGACATGTGCAAAGACTTGCACATCGTGGCGTATGAAAACGGTTTTGTGGATCAGCCCGACCGATTCGTTCAGCGCATTGCAGCACTGAGAAACTTTACCCCCAGTGCACACAGTGACGCTCCGGCGCGTTATGCACTCTAG
- a CDS encoding SDR family oxidoreductase, which translates to MTKNIPVTIITGASEGIGAELARQLATRYGAEMNLVLAARKRERLDAVADVCRARGSEVLVVPTDVSIEAQCRSLVQATIDAFGRIDTLVNNAGVSAQALFQDVDAQDLHWYEDLMRINLWGSVWCTHAALPHIKQTQGRIVAVSSLAGLIGVPGRTAYSASKFAMTGFFEALRAELKPSRVSVTTAFPGVVLTDIRAHGLNAKGEVAGSSGLKEDKAMTVSECAYLIATGMQNRQREVVMTAQGKLGRFLKLLLPGVVENMAMAALKDEVKPK; encoded by the coding sequence ATGACCAAAAACATCCCTGTCACCATCATTACCGGCGCTTCTGAGGGCATAGGTGCCGAGCTCGCGCGTCAACTGGCTACACGCTACGGCGCTGAAATGAACCTCGTGTTGGCCGCCCGCAAACGCGAGCGTTTGGACGCGGTGGCAGATGTTTGTCGCGCCAGGGGAAGTGAGGTTCTGGTGGTGCCCACGGATGTGTCGATCGAAGCACAATGCCGCAGCCTGGTTCAAGCCACGATTGATGCTTTCGGGCGCATTGACACCTTGGTCAACAACGCGGGCGTCTCTGCCCAAGCGCTGTTTCAGGATGTAGATGCCCAAGACCTGCATTGGTATGAAGACCTCATGCGTATCAACCTGTGGGGCAGTGTGTGGTGCACCCACGCTGCGCTGCCGCACATCAAGCAGACCCAAGGGCGCATCGTCGCGGTGTCGTCACTGGCGGGTCTGATCGGCGTGCCCGGGCGTACGGCTTACAGCGCCTCCAAATTTGCGATGACAGGCTTTTTCGAAGCGTTGCGTGCAGAGCTCAAACCTTCCCGCGTTAGCGTGACCACTGCTTTCCCCGGCGTAGTGTTGACTGATATCCGTGCGCACGGACTGAATGCCAAGGGCGAAGTAGCCGGATCCAGTGGCCTCAAGGAAGACAAAGCCATGACCGTATCCGAGTGCGCCTATCTGATCGCCACAGGTATGCAAAACCGCCAACGTGAAGTGGTGATGACGGCCCAAGGCAAGCTGGGGCGTTTTTTGAAGCTTCTGCTTCCGGGTGTGGTGGAAAACATGGCCATGGCAGCGCTGAAAGATGAAGTGAAACCCAAGTGA
- the bamC gene encoding outer membrane protein assembly factor BamC, translating into MNSISKVILLGATLALGACSALETDKVDYRSAAKAPKLDVPPDLTQLSKETPYTVVGGAVSANASKAGQVETSKAVIAAVAVGDVRIERAGNQRWLVVNRPAEKLWEPVKDFWQENGFLLAMDQDKLGIMETDWAENRAKIPQDFIRASLGKLLDSFYSTPERDKFRTRLERDANGNTEIFISHRGMAEVYTADRTNQTVWQPRPADPELEAEFLRRLMVKLGVSQEQSKALVANSTPKPVAVVGNVNGQPVVQLEEGFDRAWRRTGLALDRTGFTVEDRDRKQGIYFVRYQNLTSENSEPGFFSKMFSGSKKANEATKYRIAVRSVGEKSTVSVLDADGNAESSATAQRIVKVIADDIK; encoded by the coding sequence GTGAATTCCATTTCTAAAGTGATTTTGCTAGGCGCGACCTTGGCCCTTGGGGCCTGTTCTGCGCTCGAAACTGACAAAGTGGATTACCGATCCGCGGCCAAGGCTCCCAAGCTGGACGTGCCACCGGACTTGACCCAACTCAGCAAGGAAACGCCTTACACCGTAGTGGGCGGCGCAGTATCTGCCAATGCGTCCAAAGCGGGGCAGGTTGAGACATCCAAGGCTGTAATCGCCGCGGTCGCAGTGGGTGACGTGCGCATTGAGCGTGCCGGCAACCAGCGTTGGCTTGTTGTGAACCGCCCAGCGGAGAAGCTATGGGAACCGGTCAAGGACTTCTGGCAGGAAAACGGATTTTTGCTGGCGATGGACCAGGACAAGCTGGGCATCATGGAAACCGACTGGGCGGAAAACCGGGCCAAGATTCCACAAGACTTCATCCGAGCCTCTTTGGGCAAACTGCTGGATTCGTTCTACTCCACCCCGGAACGGGACAAGTTCCGTACACGCCTGGAGCGGGACGCAAATGGAAATACAGAAATTTTCATTAGCCACCGTGGCATGGCCGAGGTTTACACGGCTGACCGCACCAACCAGACAGTGTGGCAGCCACGCCCAGCAGACCCTGAACTGGAAGCTGAATTTCTCCGCCGTCTGATGGTGAAACTGGGAGTTTCCCAAGAGCAGTCCAAGGCTTTGGTTGCGAACAGCACTCCGAAACCCGTGGCCGTGGTGGGCAATGTGAATGGGCAACCCGTAGTGCAATTGGAAGAAGGGTTCGACCGCGCATGGCGCCGCACGGGTCTGGCATTGGATCGGACTGGTTTCACGGTGGAAGACCGGGATCGCAAACAAGGCATCTACTTTGTGCGGTACCAGAATCTGACCTCAGAGAACTCCGAGCCTGGATTCTTTAGCAAAATGTTCAGTGGCTCCAAAAAAGCCAATGAAGCTACCAAGTACCGCATTGCAGTGCGCAGCGTGGGGGAGAAATCCACCGTCAGCGTACTGGATGCCGATGGCAATGCAGAGAGCTCTGCAACAGCTCAACGCATCGTCAAAGTGATTGCGGACGACATCAAGTAA